A genome region from Phoenix dactylifera cultivar Barhee BC4 chromosome 18, palm_55x_up_171113_PBpolish2nd_filt_p, whole genome shotgun sequence includes the following:
- the LOC103706932 gene encoding phosphate transporter PHO1-2-like has protein sequence MVKFSRELEAQLIPEWKDAFVNYRQLKKYVKKIKLSLLRSSPPPSEGGAAAAHHRYGFSLLDPLRALGARFSALRDQPLEADEENLYEIELVRSRDDEVKEFLEKLDEELDKVENFYRTKENEFCERGEILEKQLQILVDLKQILHERRRRRRRSSSSPSPTSIAGSLNSPSSFSESAGETDPSLEGSLVADEVIAALERNGVSFIGSARTKAKKGEKPRAGAMRIDIPATTPGRTILAVTSIIWEDLVNGARRDGSGGGDHINRKKIQCAEKMIRGAFVELYRGLGLLKTYSSLNMTAFGKILKKFGKVSNQQEASERFLKKVKGSHFVSSDKVVKLADEVESIFTKQFASNDRKKTMKFLRPQQPKDSHMITFLVGLFTGSFVTLFSVYAILAHLSGIFSSTTEAGYVETVYPVFSMFALLSLHIFLYGCNLFLWRGTRINHNFIFEFNPRTALKHRDAFLICTSFMTAVVGAMVIHLLLRSAGVPSRHVESIPGVLLLLFTGLLICPFNIFYRPTRSSFLRVIRNIIFSPFYRVLMVDFFMADQLTSQIPLLRHMEFTACYFMAGGFRTRPYETCTRSQQYKLLAYVISFLPYYWRAMQCARRYIEEGYDANQLANAGKYVSAMLAAAARWKYAVEPTPLWLAVAIISSTAATFYQLYWDFVKDWGFFDPNSKNPWLRDELILKNKRIYYASIALNFVLRLAWIESVMRLKLGLVENRLVEFLLASLEIIRRGHWNFYRLENEHLNNVGKFRAVKAVPLPFRELDSDG, from the exons ATGGTGAAGTTTTCGAGGGAGCTGGAGGCCCAGCTGATCCCGGAGTGGAAGGACGCTTTCGTCAACTATCGCCAGCTCAAGAAATACGTCAAGAAGATCAAGCTCTCCCTCCTCCGCTCCTCCCCGCCCCCCTCCGAAGgcggcgccgccgccgcccaccACCGCTacggcttctctcttcttgatcCCCTCCGCGCCCTCGGCGCCCGCTTCTCCGCCCTCCGCGATCAGCCCCTCGAG GCGGATGAGGAAAATTTGTACGAGATAGAACTCGTTCGATCAAGAGATGATGAG GTGAAGGAGTTTCTCGAGAAATTGGACGAGGAGCTCGATAAGGTGGAGAATTTCTACAGGACGAAAGAGAACGAGTTTTGCGAGCGAGGCGAGATTTTAGAAAAGCAGCTCCAGATCCTTGTGGACCTGAAGCAGATCCTCCacgagcgccgccgccgccgccgccgtagctcctcctctccgaGTCCGACCTCCATTGCCGGGAGCCTCAAttctccctcctccttctccg AGAGCGCCGGAGAGACAGATCCGTCGTTGGAGGGGTCGCTGGTGGCGGACGAGGTGATTGCGGCGCTGGAGAGAAATGGGGTGAGCTTCATCGGGTCTGCGCGGACCAAGGCGAAGAAGGGTGAGAAGCCGAGGGCGGGTGCGATGAGGATCGACATCCCGGCGACGACCCCGGGGCGAACGATCTTGGCTGTCACCTCAATCATCTGGGAGGACCTCGTGAACGGCGCCAGAAGGGATGGATCGGGCGGCGGAGATCACATCAACCGGAAAAAGATCCAGTGCGCCGAGAAAATGATCCGGGGGGCCTTTGTGGAGCTCTACCGAGGCCTGGGACTCCTCAAGACTTACAG CTCGTTGAACATGACGGCCTTCGGGAAGATACTGAAGAAATTCGGCAAG GTATCGAATCAACAAGAAGCGTCGGAGAGGTTCTTAAAGAAGGTGAAGGGATCACACTTTGTCAGCTCCGACAAG GTGGTAAAGCTGGCGGACGAGGTGGAGTCCATTTTCACAAAACAATTTGCAAGCAATGACAGGAAAAAGACGATGAAGTTCCTGAGACCTCAACAGCCCAAAGACTCCCACATGATTACCTTCCTCGTAG GTTTGTTTACCGGCAGCTTTGTAACTTTGTTCAGCGTGTACGCCATCTTGGCTCACTTGAGCGGCATCTTCTCTTCAACAACTGAAGCTGGTTACGTGGAAACCGTCTACCCTGTTTTCAG TATGTTTGCGCTTCTTagcttgcatattttcttgtatgGGTGCAACCTATTCCTGTGGAGAGGCACCAGAATAAACCACAACTTTATATTTGAATTCAATCCAAGAACAGCTCTGAAGCACAGGGATGCTTTCCTCATCTGTACCTCCTTCATGACCGCAGTTGTAGGGGCTATGGTCATCCACTTATTGCTTCGATCTGCTGGGGTCCCCTCACGGCATGTCGAGTCCATACCAGGAGTTCTCTTGCTG ctGTTCACAGGATTACTCATTTGCCCTTTCAATATATTCTACCGCCCAACTCGCTCCAGCTTCCTGCGAGTAATCCGCAACATCATTTTCTCACCATTTTACAGA GTGTTGATGGTGGACTTCTTCATGGCTGACCAGCTAACCAGCCAG ATCCCACTTCTGAGGCACATGGAGTTCACAGCATGCTACTTCATGGCCGGAGGCTTTAGAACACGTCCCTATGAGACTTGTACCCGTAGCCAGCAGTATAAGCTGTTGGCTTATGtcatctctttccttccttACTACTGGCGGGCCATGCAG TGTGCCAGGAGATATATCGAGGAGGGGTACGATGCCAACCAATTGGCAAATGCTGGGAAGTACGTGTCGGCCATGCTGGCAGCTGCCGCCAGGTGGAAGTATGCAGTGGAGCCCACTCCGCTGTGGCTGGCTGTTGCCATTATCTCTTCCACTGCTGCAACCTTCTATCAGTTGTACTGGGACTTCGTTAAGGATTGGGGGTTTTTCGATCCAAACTCAAAGAACCCATGGCTGAGGGATGAGCTCATTTTAAAGAACAAGCGCATATATTATGCCTCAATT GCACTCAACTTCGTACTTAGACTTGCATGGATTGAAAGCGTGATGCGCCTCAAGCTGGGGCTGGTCGAGAACCGGCTGGTTGAATTCTTGTTGGCATCATTGGAGATCATTCGACGAGGACACTGGAATTTttacag ATTGGAGAATGAGCATCTGAACAACGTGGGCAAGTTCAGGGCAGTGAAGGCCGTCCCCCTACCATTCCGCGAGTTGGACTCGGATGGATGA
- the LOC103706934 gene encoding putative F-box protein PP2-B12, which yields METGGGDISSLPEECLSHVISQTSPLDSCRSSAVSTTFCSAASSDTVWEHFLPSDYKSILSRAVHPVEYASKRELFFRLCDPILIDDGKISFSLEKSSGAKCYMLSARQLFIVWGDTPHYWRWLSLPDSRFSEVAQLLIVWWLEIRGKIESRELTPETTYAAYLIFKVDQAASQGLGFPNQETTVKLGAQVSKNTVKISPDDAETQRNRHMFRRFLNWRGMMVLPLAQDAEENSNAARAPRARADGWMEMEMGEFYNDKGEDGEVEMSLMEVEGGNCKSGLIIQGIEIRPKK from the exons ATGGAAACGGGTGGCGGCGATATCTCCAGCCTGCCGGAAGAGTGCCTCTCGCACGTAATCTCCCAGACGTCGCCGCTCGATTCGTGCCGGTCGTCGGCGGTCTCCACCACCTTCTGCTCAGCCGCCTCTTCCGACACCGTGTGGGAGCACTTCCTGCCGTCCGATTACAAGTCGATCCTTTCTAGGGCCGTCCATCCGGTGGAGTACGCGTCCAAGAGGGAGCTCTTTTTCCGCCTCTGCGATCCCATCCTCATAGACGACGGCAAAATA AGTTTCTCACTGGAGAAATCGAGCGGTGCGAAGTGCTACATGCTGTCTGCCAGACAGCTGTTTATTGTATGGGGGGATACTCCCCATTATTGGAGGTGGCTTTCTCTACCCGATTCCAG GTTTTCGGAGGTTGCTCAGCTGTTAATAGTTTGGTGGTTGGAGATTCGAGGCAAAATTGAAAGCAGAGAGCTTACTCCTGAAACAACTTATGCCGCCTATCTCATCTTCAAAGTAGATCAGGCCGCATCACAAGGTCTTGGCTTTCCAAATCAGGAAACAACAGTGAAACTGGGAGCCCAGGTGTCCAAAAATACTGTGAAAATAAGCCCTGATGATGCTGAGACACAGAGGAACAGACATATGTTTAGGCGTTTCCTGAACTGGCGTGGCATGATGGTGCTTCCACTAGCTCAAGATGCAGAGGAAAACAGCAATGCAGCTAGAGCCCCTCGGGCAAGGGCCGATGGCTGGATGGAGATGGAGATGGGGGAATTTTACAATGATAAGGGTGAGGATGGGGAAGtggaaatgagtttgatggaagTGGAAGGAGGGAATTGCAAGTCTGGACTCATCATCCAGGGTATTGAGATAAGGCCTAAAAAGTAG
- the LOC103707022 gene encoding pentatricopeptide repeat-containing protein At2g13600-like — MNLHHARLLKLGLDRDPVTATQLLTAYASLPSPDSLTYALRLFAQVPSRSRDPVLWTALLSAFARSTRPAAALRLFSRLPSLRSNPFAFASAARAAAYSDPRLARALHAQAIQHGFHSNVVVATSILRLYSKINDVDSSCKVFGGMPQRNVITWNSMIAGYTSAGMGVRALDLFYRMRCTESGLDVDEFTVASGLTACAAFSDLRSGTQIHGFLITLGHETDTAVINALANMYFRCGEVECAERAMQGREEFVESKLMMIKGYVFNKRYYHATKSILGHGGGFMELVMVDHSVIVSMLKVCAGLGLLKTGRQVHGLLVASGLYENCCSSDGNDAILGSALIDMYCKCSSITEAQHVFSSMGERHVPHWNSMITGCIYNGLINEAHQLFNAMPDKNVISWTAMISGYVQHGLPSEGLRLLARLYGESGSIRGNCFTLAKSLDACSCLAALHSGKEIHAQALRTMAGDGDDHVVIKTALIDMYSKSGNLNYARRIFDRMEIKNVVSWTSMITGYAVHGLGLQAIGVFEQMIRMGFEPNEVTFIAVLSACSHCSLVEQGINYFNLMTERYGIAPRVDHYTCLVDMLGRAGKLAEAWKLVEDVKDAETNCNKDRGMESGEGASIWGALLGGCGLHGNVEIGSEVARKMLERKQQISDTYVALSNVYAAAEMWDEVYRVREDWRKQGVSREAGHSQIQIGALI; from the coding sequence ATGAATCTCCATCACGCGCGGCTGCTAAAGCTCGGCCTGGATCGGGATCCTGTCACGGCCACCCAGCTCCTCACCGCGTATGCTAGCCTCCCTTCCCCGGACTCGCTAACCTACGCCCTCCGCCTCTTCGCCCAGGTCCCCTCCCGCTCCCGCGACCCCGTCCTCTGGACCGCTCTCCTCTCCGCCTTCGCCCGCTCCACCCGCCCCGCCGCCGCCCTCCGCCTCTTCTCCCGCCTCCCTTCCCTTCGCTCCAACCCCTTCGCCTTCGCCTCCGCCGCCCGCGCCGCCGCCTACTCCGACCCCCGCCTCGCCCGCGCCCTCCACGCCCAGGCCATACAGCATGGTTTCCACTCCAACGTCGTCGTCGCCACCTCCATCCTCCGCTTGTACTCTAAGATCAACGATGTGGACTCGTCTTGTAAGGTGTTCGGTGGAATGCCTCAGAGAAATGTAATTACTTGGAATTCCATGATCGCTGGTTATACCTCTGCCGGAATGGGTGTCCGAGCGTTGGATCTGTTCTACAGAATGAGATGTACCGAATCTGGGTTGGATGTTGATGAATTCACAGTGGCTAGCGGTTTGACTGCCTGTGCTGCGTTTAGCGATCTGAGATCAGGCACACAGATTCACGGCTTCCTCATCACGCTAGGGCATGAGACAGATACTGCAGTAATAAATGCTTTGGCTAACATGTATTTTAGATGCGGGGAAGTGGAGTGTGCTGAGAGAGCGATGCAGGGGAGAGAAGAGTTTGTAGAGTCTAAGCTTATGATGATCAAAGGTTATGTCTTTAATAAGAGGTATTATCATGCCACTAAGAGCATTCTTGGTCATGGTGGTGGTTTTATGGAACTTGTCATGGTGGATCATAGTGTTATTGTTTCCATGCTTAAAGTGTGTGCCGGTCTTGGATTGCTTAAAACTGGGAGGCAAGTTCATGGTCTTCTCGTTGCTTCGGGTCTTTACGAAAATTGCTGTTCTTCTGATGGCAATGATGCTATTCTTGGGAGTGCTTTGATTGACATGTATTGCAAGTGCTCTAGCATCACAGAAGCTCAACATGTTTTCAGTAGTATGGGGGAAAGGCATGTGCCACACTGGAACTCAATGATCACAGGATGCATATATAATGGTTTGATCAATGAAGCACATCAGCTCTTTAATGCTATGCCTGATAAAAATGTGATCTCATGGACAGCTATGATCTCGGGATATGTACAGCATGGATTACCAAGCGAGGGGCTAAGGTTACTGGCAAGATTGTATGGTGAAAGTGGGTCGATTCGAGGGAACTGCTTCACCTTGGCAAAATCTCTAGATGCTTGTAGCTGTCTAGCAGCACTACATTCCGGCAAAGAGATCCATGCTCAGGCACTAAGAACAATGGCTGGGGATGGAGATGATCATGTGGTCATCAAAACTGCTCTTATTGACATGTATTCAAAGTCAGGCAATTTGAACTATGCAAGGAGAATATTTGATAGAATGGAAATTAAGAATGTAGTATCTTGGACATCGATGATCACTGGTTATGCTGTGCATGGTTTAGGTTTACAAGCTATTGGAGTTTTCGAGCAGATGATAAGAATGGGTTTTGAACCAAATGAGGTTACTTTCATAGCTGTTTTGAGTGCTTGCAGCCATTGCAGTCTAGTTGAGCAAGGCATAAACTACTTCAACTTGATGACGGAGAGGTATGGCATCGCTCCGAGAGTTGATCACTACACTTGCTTGGTTGATATGTTAGGACGAGCTGGCAAGCTTGCAGAAGCTTGGAAGTTGGTAGAAGATGTAAAAGATGCTGAAACAAACTGTAACAAAGACAGAGGCATGGAGAGTGGTGAGGGTGCTTCTATTTGGGGCGCCTTGCTTGGGGGATGTGGGTTGCATGGTAATGTGGAGATTGGAAGTGAGGTGGCTAGAAAGATGCTTGAGAGAAAGCAGCAGATTTCTGATACATATGTTGCATTGTCTAATGTTTATGCAGCTGCTGAGATGTGGGATGAAGTTTACAGAGTTAGAGAAGACTGGAGAAAGCAAGGTGTTTCGAGAGAGGCTGGACATAGCCAAATCCAAATTGGGGCTCTTATATAG
- the LOC103706935 gene encoding fibrous sheath CABYR-binding protein-like has product MENYSYPSYPDSGDCSPRSREIECENSVSWDEPPPPSAAARIKLMISYGGRIQPRPHDNQLSYVGGDSKILTIDRSIRFPALLSKLASLANLDDHLCFKYQLPGEDLDALISVTNDEDLDHMMLEYDRLHRSAAKPTARLRVFLFPLNPPPPSAALLDPKPDRQWFVDALNSVPVPPPLDTVAASPPPPTTAVKAALPSPDFLFGLDKGSVPPPAVKVKDPAPEQLPVLENVQVEVPPRPDLGKEDQRQIGGGETTPAEIQRQIQELQRLQIAENQQQQAAIQRNSSEETLARVYPAEYYHPRAQEKAPPAPPPVTTQVPAAYWPEQRGVAAAGRYSSVAGGDQPVYLISRAPGVYPGAAAAGQGYYAAPVPRVVPTDVYRDAAAPTPAAVYAVPPQASAKVVGQYAPEGARVPAQGVVDSTAYQVMYDSAGRAVYYTNAVPTYQTVTSVAHTPEVKPVKPSPAS; this is encoded by the coding sequence ATGGAGAACTACTCCTACCCCTCCTACCCGGACTCCGGCGACTGCTCCCCTCGATCCCGCGAGATCGAGTGCGAGAACTCCGTCTCCTGGGACGAGCCCCCACCGCCGTCCGCCGCCGCCCGCATCAAGCTTATGATTAGCTACGGCGGCCGCATCCAGCCCCGTCCCCACGACAACCAGCTATCCTATGTCGGCGGCGACTCCAAGATCCTCACCATCGACCGCTCCATCCGCTTCCCCGCCCTCCTCTCCAAGCTCGCCTCCCTCGCCAACCTCGACGACCACCTCTGTTTCAAGTACCAGCTCCCCGGCGAGGACCTCGACGCCCTCATCTCCGTCACCAACGATGAGGATCTCGACCACATGATGCTCGAGTACGACCGCCTCCACCGCTCCGCCGCTAAACCCACCGCCCGCCTCCgcgtcttcctcttcccccTCAATCCCCCGCCCCCCTCCGCCGCCCTTCTCGACCCCAAGCCCGACCGCCAGTGGTTCGTCGATGCCCTCAACTCCGTCCCCGTCCCCCCGCCCCTCGACACGGTCGCCGCCTCTCCCCCGCCCCCCACGACTGCGGTCAAGGCGGCGTTGCCGAGTCCCGATTTCCTCTTCGGCCTCGACAAGGGCTCGGTGCCGCCACCGGCCGTTAAGGTCAAAGATCCGGCCCCGGAGCAGCTCCCGGTTCTTGAAAATGTCCAGGTGGAGGTCCCACCTAGGCCCGATCTCGGGAAGGAGGATCAGAGGCAGATCGGAGGCGGGGAGACGACGCCGGCGGAGATCCAGAGGCAGATCCAGGAGCTCCAGCGCCTCCAGATCGCGGAGAACCAGCAGCAGCAGGCGGCCATCCAGCGGAACAGCAGCGAAGAAACCCTAGCTAGGGTTTACCCCGCGGAGTACTACCACCCGAGAGCCCAGGAGAAGGCACCACCGGCCCCGCCGCCTGTGACGACGCAGGTCCCGGCGGCGTACTGGCCGGAGCAGCGCGGCGTGGCGGCAGCCGGACGGTACTCCTCGGTCGCCGGCGGGGACCAGCCGGTCTACCTGATCTCTAGGGCACCGGGCGTCTACCCAGGGGCCGCGGCGGCGGGGCAGGGGTATTACGCGGCGCCGGTGCCGAGGGTCGTGCCGACGGACGTCTACCGCGACGCGGCGGCGCCTACTCCGGCGGCGGTCTATGCGGTGCCGCCCCAGGCGTCGGCCAAGGTGGTGGGGCAGTACGCTCCGGAGGGAGCGCGGGTTCCGGCGCAGGGTGTGGTGGACTCGACAGCCTATCAGGTGATGTACGATAGCGCGGGGCGGGCGGTTTACTACACGAACGCGGTCCCCACGTATCAGACGGTCACGAGTGTGGCTCATACCCCGGAGGTGAAGCCGGTGAAGCCATCGCCGGCTTCTTAG